In Pueribacillus theae, the following proteins share a genomic window:
- a CDS encoding ABC transporter substrate-binding protein, translating into MKLGKRFVFFVAGLLLAIGLVACGGEKSNSGGNGADKKEDGDKKASEVAQGVTDDEIKVGHLGPQTGPTAIYDLIRKGADSYFKYVNENGGVNGRQIKFIAYDDQYQPAKTVQQAKKLVDEDKVFAMLGNVCTPCNTAAKDYYIEKGIPMIMISTGAKEFVDPPLKNYMGSSIMNYRVETKIMLDYAVKELGAKKIALAYQNDDYGKEGYEAVKEGVKDYDGVEIVVETPFLSTDTDLSSQAQKIDQAKPDTVFMISVPNPAANMKKALHKIGVKDINYFVSSVGADDNNLFELAGKEVWEGTYSAATLPKPEFAKDDEDVQLFVDRFKKDYPNDPTEGFSMVGWAAGQVFVEALEKTGDDLTWDNFLESFNSFDNWDGSLYAGVSFSPENHYGLTSTFLTQAKDGHIEPITKPATFDPATGEIKYSE; encoded by the coding sequence ATGAAACTTGGAAAACGATTCGTATTTTTCGTTGCCGGTTTACTTTTGGCAATTGGGTTAGTTGCTTGCGGAGGAGAAAAATCAAATTCAGGCGGCAACGGGGCAGATAAGAAGGAAGATGGAGATAAAAAGGCTTCAGAAGTTGCTCAAGGTGTGACAGATGATGAAATTAAAGTAGGGCATCTTGGACCTCAGACAGGCCCTACCGCAATCTATGATTTAATTCGAAAAGGAGCAGATTCTTACTTTAAATATGTCAACGAAAATGGAGGGGTCAATGGAAGGCAAATAAAATTTATTGCTTATGACGACCAATACCAACCTGCAAAAACGGTTCAACAGGCAAAGAAACTAGTTGATGAAGATAAAGTTTTTGCAATGCTCGGAAATGTTTGTACGCCTTGTAACACAGCGGCAAAGGACTATTACATTGAAAAGGGCATTCCTATGATCATGATTAGCACTGGAGCGAAAGAGTTTGTCGATCCGCCTTTAAAAAATTATATGGGCTCAAGCATTATGAACTACCGTGTTGAAACAAAAATCATGCTAGATTATGCGGTCAAAGAACTTGGCGCAAAGAAAATTGCATTGGCTTACCAGAACGATGACTATGGGAAAGAAGGTTATGAAGCAGTTAAAGAAGGTGTTAAAGATTATGATGGGGTAGAAATCGTAGTAGAAACACCATTCCTATCTACAGATACGGATTTAAGCTCACAAGCCCAGAAAATTGACCAGGCAAAACCTGATACAGTCTTTATGATTTCGGTTCCTAATCCAGCGGCAAACATGAAAAAAGCTTTGCATAAAATTGGTGTAAAAGATATCAATTATTTCGTATCCTCCGTTGGTGCCGACGATAACAATTTATTTGAACTGGCTGGAAAGGAAGTTTGGGAAGGTACGTACAGTGCCGCTACGTTGCCTAAGCCTGAATTTGCCAAAGATGATGAGGATGTTCAGCTATTTGTAGACCGATTCAAAAAGGATTATCCAAATGATCCGACCGAAGGATTTTCTATGGTAGGATGGGCAGCGGGTCAAGTCTTTGTAGAAGCTCTAGAAAAAACAGGGGACGATCTAACTTGGGATAACTTCCTTGAATCATTTAATTCTTTCGATAACTGGGATGGTTCATTATACGCGGGAGTTTCTTTCTCACCTGAAAACCATTACGGCTTAACATCTACATTCTTAACCCAAGCGAAAGATGGACATATTGAGCCGATTACGAAACCAGCGACATTTGATCCAGCAACTGGTGAAATTAAATACTCGGAATAA